TTGAAGAAGAGCGAATGGAAGGGGTTTTTGTCATAGCAAGTATTACCAAAGCGTTTCCAAAAATGGATACGAGCATCAAAGAAACATTCAGAACACAGTTTATGATTACCATTGATATTTCAGAATTACCAGGTTCTTCACTGAAGGAATCACGATCTCCTGATCCGTTGTTTTCTCTACTGATGTCGCTCATCTTTAATCCACGATTTTAAAGCCACTATTTTAaagccctttgttccacgtcttccagAAGCATATTGACAAAGACAGCAGAgacaggcgaacccatagctgtagtctacgtgtagccgtaccctcttCCCTAAAGTGAAACGGAACgctcgcctccgtttcaccttagGGTGGGCCGgtgcggctacacgtaggctaccaTAGCTATACCAAAAACCTGTTGCCGTGCCGTTGTATGCAAATTgtgtggttttgaggcaaaaagacagcggATGAAttatatcctccacaggcaaagaagtgGGCGGAACTACGGTCGACTGCCTCCTCGAAACATTGGTTTAACTGCTGAGCTTCTTCAACGTTAAGTGTTACCAATCTGTCATGTCCAATGTAGTTCCTCGATGGGAGTCTTTCTTACGTGGCTTTTCATCGACGATATGATTAcatcaataatttattattattgaagAAACTAAATTGAGTGATTTAACAGCAAATTTCAGGCTTTTTGATGAACAAGACATTGAATAGTATACGAAGCTAGATCCGTCAGTGcaatataaattatttttgggcCATTCTACAGCCTGCATTTGGCtcttaagttttcaaatttgaatagTGTGCTTTGCACCTACAAAAATTGACTGATTTATCGATAGAATGAGCTTTCAAAGGTACTCTGAGATAAAAAGTTGTTAGAATGAGTTGAACGGGTGTGTTctcgcatttttttaaaaattacttgactACGTTGCACATTATAATAAAAGAGATTTCGCTCTTTGCAATAATAGGCCATCGCATCTTATAATAAGATGGGCTTTCGCACTTTGTAACGACAGCTCTCGCACTAAGTAAGAAACTTGATATCAATATGGACAGAGGCAATGACAGCTGTCATTGCGAACGATAATGATTTTAGTATTAGcataaacaataataaaactgTTAACAATAATACTAACAAAAGCGCGATAAAACAAGACGAAAGGAAGTCACTTAGAGGTCAGTAACATTCTCGTGGTTATACCGCACGTGCAGGgtttaaactttaaaataccTTCATCACAAGAATGAGGAGACAAAGTTCTCCAATATTGCCATATCCCTCTCATAGTAATGACAGGTGCCTGCGAGTTCGGTGGGAAACCCAATACTACTGTTGATATACAATTTCTACATGTATACCATGTCATAACCTATCAAATTAACGATCGGCAGCTCCATTCTACTATTTAAACAGTTAATGCACTCAGTCGGCTAAGAATTTTTAATACTTACGtatattcaaatttcttttagaaattgaattttcatcTGTAGCATCAAGTCTCAATATCTCCTCCTAAATTTCCTACAGGCAGATGCAATGTATTTTCAAAgggaaaaggcaaaaaaatagCTGAGAGGTGTTAACAGTAAAAGAAACTGCTAAATAATCGATTTGATAGAGACAACGCAATACCAACTTAGGAAATTTGATTTTACAGTTTATTGGTTTATACAAAATTATTTAGTACCGCACATTAAAATAGGCTTTGGGAATTCTCAACGGGACCTCTTCTATTCCTTTTGGcgagaaattttgaaagcgttttGGGTATAAACGAAAGGCAAAAACTTTCCCGTCTATTATTCTCACTAATTTTACAATATCTTCCGATGTCCCCGATcgattcaattttgtttgttcttgGTGCTGCTGAGCTAGCTAATTAAAATGCAGCTTATCGCTGCACTAAGAAGCCAGAATTGTCTGACAAAAGTTACTGTTTTTGAATTTAATCAGTGGTGGTGCATAACATATATCTTGCCGTCTTCACAGCTGCAACCCGAAGCTGGCGGATACGCCAGCAAAACAGAACTGGATTTAGGGACGAGTTCATAAACACAACGGTAGTCGAGATGGTCCATTCCGTTTTCCATGTGGAATAAGAAATTCCAAAAAGGAAGAGCAAAATATACGAGGGAGAGTAACATGCAATCATAAAGATATAAAAAACGAACGTGTTCAAAGCGCTTTGTTTTAATCGCATTTTTTCAGTGCGATTCTGAATTACGTGACTTTTTGTAGCTTGTTCTTGAGAGCGGATCTGCACTCGATGGCGTTGGAcgatttgataaattttaatgtaacaAAGCGTGGATATTACAAGACAAACACCGGTGAGTATCGCGAAAAGTAGGTGAAATCCAACGTTATCCCATAAGCGAAGTCCTGAACAGATCAAGATAATCAACGACGCCGCAACTATAGAACAGATTACTCGGGAGTTAGTCACAAGAGTTGCATATCGCAAGTGATACTGCAGTGCAATAAAACGATCTATGCTAATGGCTGTTATGGTTGCGAGAGAAATACCACATAAGGCGAATCCTATCATTGAAGAAAGAGCGTTTAGAACATGATTCTCCATAATGAGCTCATCTGCAATAAACAACGGCTGAGCGATAAGGCCTACAAGGAAGTCTGTAGTAGCAAGACTACCGAGCATGATCATTGACGGAGAACGAATCGACGGAGTCCTTACAATGGCGGCAAGAACCAACGTGTTGCCCAGAGTTGATACAAGCATGAATGGCGCATTCAAGGCACAGTTCACAACGACAAAAGGTTTGGCGTGAAAGTTGTGATTTCCTGATTCGCGGTTTGAGAAGTTAGTGTTATTTTCCATCTTCAAGTCATCTGTCTCTGCACAAATGTTATTTCAAAGTTGACACAGCAAACCAGCTAAGTTAGAAgtgatttagtgttaacaactgagttgaaaacgtaaattgaccaccgtaaagggtaaaaagctgacgtttcgagggttagctcttcgtcagagcgattggaggaattgtgggttgtgtgtgggtttatatgcagaaagtggagctacgctattggtgggagtatggtgacgaggaaacaagaataaattaattgaatgcAAAAAGGGTTGGTACAGACGCACCATAACTTATTGCAGTAcgtgcaagttatgcagtaaatgacaatggcggaggtacacgtaaagtgatcagtgatcttaatggatctcttgggtcccgatattttctcttcgttatgaatgaaagaccAAGTTGTGCATtgtgagcgagcgcatttgaaagttccagattggtcattggtttgaaatgaacttctaaCCAAAAAGTTGCCCATGTTTTTGttacgtttgaatgaaattagtggggGTTGCAAAAAGACAGTGCCCGTCTCTTATCGTTTTgcaataatttaaagtttttaagaatgatagatttaactgcctggttgtgagggtgaaatgtgagagtgaatagaatgcggtcagtgttttccttttatcagccgtttgtagtgccgactgtcgatcaatttgttgggcgtggtggtagcccgcttgaacgacagaaacaggaaaaccacgtttatcgaaaaacaggcatattgcctctgattttcctcaaaatcagagtcgtcactacataaacgacgaagtctgagaaactgtggaAAAGGtttggagttcttgacgtgtgatggatgcgaagatgaaCACAACAAGCAACAATGTGAaactgtaggtttgtagtaaacactagtgcataaaccTTTGgcttcaattaaaattttgatgtctggaaaagccaaagaagagtcggaaatttcccaggtatatttaagagccgggtgaaaggaattgacagtggttataaattgagtgagctcctctctggtagaggagATAGCGCCGATGTagtcgtcaatgtagcggccttagagttcaggttttgggccgtggtattgactaaaaaattgatgttctgTAAAAAACCCtacgaaaagattggcgtagctgggtctCATTTTAGTGCCCATGGCCACGctattagtttgtttgtagtagttaccatCGAATGAAAAGCGATTGAGTGTAAGTACAAGTTCGGCTaaacggagtagtgtttcaggGCTTGGTTGCATAACAGTATGATGATCGAAAATATATTTGAGAGCCCGGAGACCTTCGCCATTGGGAATGACGGTATAAAGAGATgtaaagtcacgaaaaatttcaagtgcgtgttggaTGTCCTTAAAgtaagatggtaaagttttgacgggaggtgccataattttgtctaaatagctggaaacaagttcggtgggacaactgcaggcagaaaaaatgggtcgacctgggttgttaggtttgtggattttaggtaaaaagtaaatacacaaAGGTCTAGGAGTGGTCATCTCaggtttatcaataaagggcaaaattactgagcgctgattggttgagagagagggcatttttttcttaatcgagggcatttttagtaatcaagagagggcatgattacctgttaatgattggctaatccgttgcattgctaatccgttgcttcccagataaaaatagactgcgcgcgtgattttccttcgtataaattttgcccttcattgataaacaagtaatcccatgagacctcgtactatcaaggattaattgcacttgagttttcaaaattttccaaattgccctcgtcgcatcgcgactcgggcaattttggaaaattttgaaaactctcgtgcaattaatccttaatagtacttggcctcatgtgattacctatactaattaaggcctgggtcaaaaatgattttcgcctccagtgtcccccagcaaggttcgcggaattcgcgtggactgcgcgagtaaccatagttacttggaatcaagatcgcgtagttcgtgaacggcatccgccattttgaagtgtcggctttgcattggtttttcccatcttcgctggtgaatccgacaatctagaggaagacatcaaaagaaggtaataaaattttctttgctatcttcatttcctcaaaaaatggcatcttaaagccaaagagaacccttttgaacctacgaagacttctaaacaccgctctcaacgtgttcattgatttcactgcaaatacaatgcaacatgaatttataatatagcgctcatttctagagctcaatagcgttttacaatgtttgtaacttttgcatagaaaaaagatatatgttttgtaacaaatacatagaaaaaagtttcattgtggatataccattcaattttgaaattaaatttagcttgataaatcctctatcacaTCATGACGTGTAAACTTAtggtgtttatcaaaatttaggcttttgaatgctttggaaacaatttctccaagaagtAGATGAATTTACTGACAAACgtaatcccccaaagcagttgttaggtaagtttaattgctgaCATGTAAGATGCAGATTGTCTTGTCATAAATTTTCCCTTGaaaactaagaggaaaaaagctgtACTAATTTGTGTTAGTTTATTCCGAGGTCCCTTATTGAAttgctataaatatataataataattattctaatTACTCACACAGAAAACCAGCCAGCCCTTGCAGATTCCAAAGGGAATCTACttgattaaaaccagttttatttactgttatccctatttgttttcttgaagaggTCCTTCCAGTTATTccacacaactaatttattacaagcatgttaatggtgttatttatgaggcttttttttggtttttaaatcatgttatatcagttttaattattgtcaacagtttggtttttaagttttgaccgGTAATAATTGCAACAATCATTGTCAATGATGGACTTGTAATTGATATATGTGTCTATTCGAATGTTAATATTCTACCCACTACACCAGTggagtatcttttaattcaaatgcatcaCAAAAGTTCTGATACATGCATATGATTCTGACCATAGCCTTCTCTCTTTGTTGATAAGACATGATTAATTGCCAGTGCTTACTGTTGCCCCAAGTGgggcactgttttttttgtgataagaGCAAACACAAACTGGTATAAGATGTGTCATCTTCTCAGCCCAGTACTCATGAGAGATGTGCCATCTTAAGAGAAGGATAAGTTGCCCTTGTTACAAagtcagaaaggaaaactttaaaattggatttcttgctttttttgttgctcttcCAAGTCAATATTCCTGTTAGAAGACTATGGTGGCCTAACTGGTTAAAACTCTGgtttataattttaagtttgatctgCCAGTTGCTTgcctaaattcaatttcatagatcaataattggcaggaattgggaaataaatcggtacatgtatgtttacagggcgtgaaattgcacctaatacaggcgccaatgcgactaaatttttcactttggcgaccaaatcctgaaagttagtcgccaaattggcgactacaacgtttcatcataaccttaccaagagatatagtgaattaaataaatttgcaaagataaattcgCGGCAAACTTGCTCGtttagtttgtttccaaaacgtagcacatgtaTCTCGTGatgtagcacgttaaagatcttttccctaacttaattttggagggtctgaCAATgtaaagaaaagattttgtttgtctttgaaaatggcgaccaactttttttgaattggctaccactttgaagaattcaggagccaagtggctatcagaaaaaaaagttaatttcacgccctgtgttATCTAGCAGCGATATAAAATTATAGACCTGAGTATGACCTATGAAGTAATTTGTACCTGATGGACCCTAGAGCACCTTATCtgtgcattattaaaaatgtccCTCTAACATTCATTCGCAATTCGTAAAGCAGAagtacaaaattagtttagacCAAGAGCACACATAAACTTGCTAAAGACATGCACatacattgtaattttaaccttgcaaagCCCAATAAAAAGACTCCTGCCGTGAGATGGCTAGGGTCACTTTACCTGATTAGAGTGTTAGTTATTACTTTCTTAAGCAGAGGTTTCATTAAGATTTTGAGGTGATGGGAAATGTACAAGGAAgcaggcaaaatatgttttgattctgatttatgtcagtcacaacatgcaggaaaaattatgttcccagccagtcaat
The sequence above is a segment of the Pocillopora verrucosa isolate sample1 chromosome 13, ASM3666991v2, whole genome shotgun sequence genome. Coding sequences within it:
- the LOC136277894 gene encoding adenosine receptor A2b-like, which gives rise to MENNTNFSNRESGNHNFHAKPFVVVNCALNAPFMLVSTLGNTLVLAAIVRTPSIRSPSMIMLGSLATTDFLVGLIAQPLFIADELIMENHVLNALSSMIGFALCGISLATITAISIDRFIALQYHLRYATLVTNSRVICSIVAASLIILICSGLRLWDNVGFHLLFAILTGVCLVISTLCYIKIYQIVQRHRVQIRSQEQATKSHVIQNRTEKMRLKQSALNTFVFYIFMIACYSPSYILLFLFGISYSTWKTEWTISTTVVFMNSSLNPVLFCWRIRQLRVAAVKTARYMLCTTTD